GATGTGGCAGAGACTGCGGCTGCGGGCACCGCACCCGAGGCCGCAGGCGGCGCCATCGGCGCCGTGCCGGAGGCTGCCTTCGGCGCCGCCGTGTCCTCCTGCGGCGCACCAACGTCTTCAGTGGCGGGATAGAGCTGTGCGAGCTGCTCGAGCAGGCGCGCGTACGCATCCCGCTGCGGCGGCCGCGGCTCGGTCTTGCCCGATTCCCAGTCGCCGACGGTCGCGCGTCGCACGCCCAGGGCGGCGGCCACTTCGTCCAGAGTGAGGGCGTGCGCCTGGCGCAGCCGCCGGCGCTCCGCCGGCGACGGCAGCGACGACCGGGACGCCACCAGGGCATCCACCGCGTCGAACAATTCGGACATGAAGCACCTCCAGCCCCATCCTAACGAATGAGACGTACGAATAGCGCACATGCATCGTTCATTTCGCGTGCGGCAGGAGGGCGTCAGCCTGCAGAAGCGGCCAGGGCGCGCATGCTCGCCACCGCCTGCGGCCGCCGTCCCCGCCATGACGATCTGCCCGTACGATCAGCGGATTCATTTCGTCCTGAGGAGTACCTGCCAGGTGAGTGCCGTCATCCCGTCGTCCCGCGATGCCACCCGACTGCTGCGGGTGCAGCAGCTGTCCCGAGTCGAGGACGGTGAGAGGCTGCACGCTCTCTTGTGGCGGCCGGGACCCGGCTGGCGGATGATCAGCAGCGCTGTCCTCGGCGGAGGCATCGGGGAACGTTCCTGGATCCTCAACGCGCAGGTCTCCCACGGTTACCGGCGTACCGACCCGGCCCGGCACCTGGCCGTGCTGGCCCACGAAGCCGGCGCGCGGGGCGAGGGGGTGGGCCTGATGACGGCAGCCGACGTGCGGGCCCACGGCAGCGCGCATGACGGCGGAGTCGACGCGGTGGCGACGGCGGGCCTCGGCGTACGGGGATGGGCCGCATCCCCGGCCGAGGGCACCGCGGCGCCGCTACGGGCGGGCACGGTCAACATCGTCGTCGCCCTTCCCGTGGCGCTGTCCGACGCGGCGCTGGTCAATGCCGTCGCCACGGCCACCGAGGCCAAGGTGCAGGCGCTGGTCGGGGCCGGCTACGACTGCTCCGGTACACCCACCGACGCGGTCTGCGTGGCCACACGTACGCCCCGCAGAGGCGAGGACGTCCACGCTTTCGCCGGCCCCCGCTCCCTGTGGGGGGCCCGTCTGGCACGGGCCGTCCACGCGGCCGTATCCACCGCGGCGGCTGCCTGCTGACTCGCGACGGCACACGACCGGGTGGCTCGGCCCGCGTCACCGTGCCGGTGCTGCGCAGTGCCGTGTGTCCGCGCTCGCCCCGGCAGCCGCCATCGGGTAACTGCAGCTGAACCACGGCTTTCGCCGGTCAGGCCGCCGGCGCCGGGAGGTGCCCGAGGTGCCTGGTGACACGCTCACGCAGCAGGAGGTACTCCTTTCCGCGCCGAGGCAGAGGGCCCGGCGGCCGCTCGACGACCCGCGCTGCGGTCACGGTCTGGCCCGTGCGGAACTGCTCGCGCGTCAGGTCGAGTTCCGCACCGCTGGGCAGCCGGTTCCACCAGTGGAATCCCTGCTGATCGCTGCCGCAGTGGACCTCCCCGACCATGAGGTCGCCGCCGAAGATGTCGTTCACGACCAAGGCGGTGATGTCGCAGTGCCCCCAGGCCGGGTTGTCCGGCTGCCATCCGGCGCGGGCGAGGTCGTCCGGGGAACACGTGTCGGCGGCCCAGCTCGCGCGCAGAGCGTCGTGGAGGGTGAGCAGATTCCAAGGGGTCATCCCGCCAGCATCGCAGCAGCCACCGACAGCGACGGATCGCCGGGAGACGCCTGGTCAGCTGCCGGACCCGGACCGCGGATGCCGTCGACGCCTTCGCCTGGCACCCAGCCGATCAGCGGGGCCGCGCCAGGCGTTCCTGGAGGCGGGCGTGCCGGAACTGGTACACCGGGCCGGTCGCCCGGAGCAGGTTGCGGCGGCGGGCGTCCTCCAGAAACGCCATCAGGCACACCGGGGTGCCCTCGCGGGCGGAGAGCTGAAGGGCGGTGGCGGCGGTGGCGACGGCCGTGTTGCAGACCGGGCCGGCCATGACGGCCGTCAGCAGCGCACCCGAGAACGCGGCCAGCGCGCCCAGGGGGGAGCCCAAGTACCAGGCCACCAGGGGCCCGGCCAGCAACCCCACCGCGACCCCGGTCAACAGGCCGAGGACGAGGCGCAGTCCGAGGTGGTGCCGCCACACATCCCTGGGCCCGACCGAACGGGTGTCCTGCAGCGGTGGGCGGTTGTAGTACTCCCGTACGTCGTCGTACCAGGAGCCCGCTCCGGCGGACAGCAACGGCACGCCCGCCACGATCTGGTGGCCGCGACCGGTCACCAGGACCCCGGTGTACCCGAGCGGCAGGGTGGTGAGGAAGCAGAGCCACGCGGGCGGCGGGCTGTCGCCCGGCAGCAGGGGCGCGCTCAGTGTCGTCGCGGTGCCGAGGACCAGCCACTCCACCACGCCCGAGACGATGGCTCCCGGAGTGAAGATGTCCCGCCAGCCGGCACTCTGCAACGGCTGCGGATCACTGAGTTCCGCGAAGCGGTCGCCGGCCACCCAACCGCCCAGGACCGCGCCCGGGACCGCGAGCAGCACGGTGGACAGGGTGGGGGAGGCCAGCCACATCACGACGAAGGTGGGCACCCCGCACACCACGCTGACCAGCGCCCACATGGCGAGCCGTCTGGGCCGGACCTCGGCCCACCCTGTGATGTGCCACCACCGCAGGTCCCGTTCCCCTTCGCCGGCGAGGCGCCGCGCGACGAACCGCAGGGTCCGCTCCGCCGTCTCGGCGGACCAGCGGGGGGCCGGGGTGCCGGGCCGCGGAGTGTAGGCGGCGGTGACGGCGTGGTCCAGCAGATGGTTCTCGACCTCGGTGGAGGTGTCGAAGCGGGCGCTGTCGAGGAGTTCGTCCACCGGACCGTCGTCGGCGTAGATGTCCCGTACCAGGGTGATCGCCAGCGGCTTGGCGAGGGCGTGGGCCACCGCGCTGTCCGGGGCGTGCAGCAGCCGGTCGGTGAGCGCCCGCCACGCGGCGGGCGCCGGGTCGGGCAGCTGGTCGAGCAGGTACGTGGCGGCCTCGGCCGGCGCGACGGGCTGGATCTCCAGCGCCACGGCGCTGCCCAGCCGGGCGTTCTTCTTCGCGGTCCGTACGGCCTCCAGCGCCCGGGAGACCAGCACCAGCCGGCACGGAGCCTGCGCCAGCGCGGTCACCATCGCGCCCCGCAGCTTGTTGCCGTCGACCTCGTCGAGCCCGTCCAGGAACAGTGCCACCCGTCCCGACTCCAAAAGCTCCCGGGCCCGCCCGCGGCCGCCCCGCCCGGCGAACAGCGTGTACTCCCGGGCCAGCCGTTGCGCCGCCCACTCCGTCGCCTTCTCCCGGGCCGGGTCCCAGCCGTCGAGCGTCAGCAGCACCGGCACCGGCACACGCGCCCGCTCCCTCGCACTGAGGTCCGGCCGGGCGCGGTGGCGCAGCGCGGCCAGCAACAGCAGCACCGCGGTGGCCGTCTTGCCCACCGCCGGCGCACCCAGCAGAAGCAGCCGACCCGAGGCCAACCCGCCGTAGACGGCGTGCAGTTCGTCCAGTCCGCCACCGGCCCGCAGCCGCTCCTGGGTCACCGCCGCCAGGCCGGGCAGCGGTTCGAACCGGGACCACCGGCCCTTGGCGGTCGCCGCGCCGACCGGGCCCGACAGGTCCCGGCGGGTCACCCGCCAGCGCGGCGGCAGCGGCGGCGGCTCCAGCAGCCGCCGCAGCCCGGCCTCCTCCTGCCACTGCATCCACACGGCGCGGGCCAGCTCGTCGGCCGAGGCGTCCAGCCGGGACGGGACCTCAAGGCCGTGATGGTGATGGACGTTCTGCGTGCTGCCGGCACCCGTCTGCAGAGCGACCGGCCCGTGGAAGGCGTTGCCGCTCACCCCGTCCGGCCCGGCACCGGGCCCGCTCATCCCGCCGTCCCGAAGTGGATGTCCTGGGTGCTGTGCGCGCCCGTCTGGAAGGCGACCGGCCCGCGAAAGGTGTTCCCGGACACCGCCCCGCCGCTCTCCTGGCCCCCCGTCCGCGCCCGCAGCGCGTCGAGCCCGGCCACCAGCTCGTCCCGCTCCGCCGCCGCCACACTCTCCAGCAGCGCGGCGAACTCCCCGCGCCACAGGCGTGCTTGCACCTCGCGCTGCCACTCCCGTTCCCCCTCGTCCGCGCCCGCCGCCAGTGCGACGGCGGTGCGGTCCAGCCGCTCCAGCGCCTCGCCCTCCCGGCCCGGGTCACCGCGGCCGACCAGCCGGGCGCACCGCGTCCGGAACCACGCCCACAGGTCCGAACCGGCGGCCTCCACCACCGCGGTGCCCCCCGCCGCGGCGGCAGCCGTCATCACCTCGTCAAGCATCGCCAAACCCCCCAGTCCAGCCATGACGTCCTGAACATCCTGAAATCAGGACAGGGACCCTAGCGCGGCGCGCACGCGCACCAGACGGTTTTCCCGATTCCCCGGACCGGGCGCTACGCCCCACTCGTCGACCATGGCGTCCAGCCGCACGAGACGCCGCCCGCACTCGGCCTCCACCTAAGACGCCCTTCGGGCAGGACAGCCGGGACGACCTGTCGGCCACCTCCACCCGCACCGCCGACACCAGCCGCAGCACCGCCCACGAGCAGGGCCGCTCCGGTCGAAGCGCGCAGGCGCCCTCGCCGGCGACTCGGCGCGGCCCGGGCGCCTGCGCGCTTCGACCGGAGTGGCCCCCGCGGACGGATGCAGAAGTGGGGCGCCAGGGGGCGGCTGTCGGTCGCGTATCGGGCGCGGATGCTCCCCGTTCCTCACATTCGGGCGTTTGGCCTTGTATGCAACGTTCTGAGGAGTTTGGCCCGGCAAGGTTGCAGTCGCGATGAGGCCCGGTCGTCGGGTCCTCACCGGACGTGGAGGAGCACGATGCGAGGCTTGAGGACTCTCGGGGCGGGCGCGCTGGCGGTGGCCCTGGTGTCGGGCGTCGGGTGGGCGGCGCAGGCGTCGGACGGCCAGGCGCCCGTCGAGGCGGCCGCGGTGGTGGACGGGTACCAGGTGGTGAAGCTGCCGAACGCGACCGTGCCGAACTTCCAGCGGCGGACGGTGTTCTGCCCACAGGGGAAGGTCGCCATCGGCGGGGGAGCGGAGGCGCAGGGCCAGGACGCCATCCTCGTCGGCTCGTTCCCGACCGACGACGGACGCGGCTGGACCGCCCTCGGCCGGCAGATGCGGTACAGCGACGTCGGGATCTCGGTGTACGCGATCTGCGCGAACCGCTGATCTCCCAACCCCTCCGGCTGCGCCCCGCCCCATTCCTCAAGGAGCGGGGCGCAGCGTTGCTCAAGCCGGAGCGTGACCTGGCAGGCCCTGTCGGCTCCAACGGTGCGCCGCCGTACCCGATGATCACCTGGCTTTGCCCCCGGGAACGGACAGCAGCATTCCGGCTGCCGCAGAAGCCGCGCCGGTTCACCCTCTCCCACCGGAACCGCCCGGCCAACGGCTGCTGCGTCGCGACGGTGCTCGTCCCGGCGGGGGCCCGGCCTGTGCCCCGGCGACACGGGAACGTGTCACCAAGGACGGACCAGGGACTTCGCATCGGCTATCGGGGGCAGACGGGGATAAGTGCAGCGATTGGAGGAGGAGACAGTGGCGGAGGAGTCGTCGTTGAGGGCTGTGGGATGGGCGCGCTCGCTCCCGGTGAGCAGTGGGGCGAAGGGAGCGAGGGACTGGACACGCGCGCACCTGACGACGCTCGGCTGGGCGGCTACCGCCCCTGACCTGGTGGACTCGGTGGTTCTGGCCGTTTCCGAGTTGGTGACCAACGCGCACATGCACGCCCGCAGCGCGGCGCAGCTGATCCTCACCTGGGACGAGGAGTGCCTGCATGTGACGGTGCACGATGCCTCGCCACGGCTGCCCGAACAGCGCCCCTCCGATGCCGGCGCAACCGGGGGCCGCGGCCTGCAACTGGTCGACGCACTCGCCGACACCTGGCAGGCCCACCGGTGTCCCCGTGGCAAAGACGTGATCGCCTGCTTCCAGCCACACGCAGCCCACTGACACACAGCCTGCTGCGGAACGTCGGCCGGGCGCGGGCGGGGTGATCGTGCGGCGTCGCGATGGCGACGTCCTGTCCCTGAGCCAGAGGCGTTCGCTCGCCGTGTGGATGCCGGTGCCGCGCACGGCTTCCCGCACCGCCGCGTCGCGTGCGGCTTAGGACCTCGGGACAGCGTCAGGGCGCCTGCCGCGGCCACCTGGAGAAGCCCGTGACCAACGCCCGTATCGCGCCCCCGGCTCGGCACCCCTCCCGCGAGCCAGGCCCAGCCCCTTCTCGCGCTCGGGGCCGCCCGGGATGCCCACGCGGTCGGGTGACTCGAAACCCTGGATCGGGGAACCGGAAGCGATGCCCTGCCTCATAAAGGGGGGCCGGGTCTTCGGACGCCCGGCTCCCTCACCGGAAGAAGGACCATGATGACGCGCGAAGACGACGGTGGGCAGTCCGTGCCGAACACCCCAGGCAAGCGCTCCGGCGGCGACGGCGTCACACGCCGCCGTCCGCTGCGCGAGCGGCACGTCGAGGAGACGGTCGAGGTCGCGGTGCCGGTCCGCACGGCCTACAACCAGTGGACGCAGTTCAAGACGTTCCCGCGCTTCTCGACCATGGTCCGCGACGTCGAGCAGATCAGGCCTACCGTCACCGCGTGGACCATCGGCTACGGCCCCCTGCGTCACCGTTTCGCCGTCGAGATCGTGGAACAGGACCCTGACGCCTACCTGGCCTGGCGTGGCCTGGAGCAGCACCCCACCCACCAGGGCGAGGTCGAGTTCAGGCCGACGGAGTCCGGTGGCACCGCGATCACGGTCCGGATGCTCCTCCAACCGCGGGGGGCAGCGAAGGTCCTCACCCGCTCGTCCAGGGTCGTGGGGCTCACCGTGCGGCTGGTGCGCGGGGAACTGGTGAGCTTCAAGCACTTCATCGAAGGGCTCGGTCAGGAGGGCGGTGCCTGGCGCGGCACCATCCGCAACGGCCGGGTTCAGCACGACACCCCGGAACCGCCCAGGAGCCGTGTCGCCCAGTGGCCCGTCGGCTGACCCGCGTACCGCACACGGCAAGAGAAAGGCCAAGCGATGCAGAACCCGCCCGGTGAGGAGCCGGAGACCTCCCTCTCCGTGACACCGCCGAAGAAGTGGGCGGCCGGGGTTCCCGCCGTCGTGCACGCGCTGGAGTACTCCCTGGAGCAGACCTCCCCGCGCAAGACCGGGGTCGACCTGCTCACCATGAACCAGGTGGGCGGGGTCGACTGCCCCGGCTGCGCGTGGGCGGACCCCGCTCCGGGCCGGCGCCATCGCAATGAGTACTGCGAGAACGGCGCGAAGCACATCAACGACGACGCCACGACGCGCCGGATCACCGCCGACTTCTTCCGCGAGCACAGCGTGTCCGATCTGGCCGCACGCTCCGACATGTGGCTCAACCAGCAGGGCCGGCTCACCGAGCCGATGATCAAACGGCCCGGGTCGGACCACTACGAGCCCATTGGCTGGAACGACGCCCTGGGCGTGCTCGCGCAGGAACTGAAGGGGCTGGACTCGCCCGACGAGGCGGTCTTCTACACCTCCGGCCGGGCCAGCAACGAGGCCGCCTTCGTCTTCCAGCTCTTCGCCCGCGCCTACGGCACCAATAACCTGCCCGACTGCAGCAACATGTGCCACGAGTCCAGCGGCTTCGCCCTGAACGAGACGCTGGGCGTCGGCAAGGGCACCGTGAGTCTCGACGACCTCCACCACGCGGACCTGATCTTCCTGGTGGGGCAGAACCCGGGCAGCAACCACCCGCGGCAGCTTTCGGCCCTGGAGGAGGCCAAACGCAACGGCGGCCGCATCGTGGCGGTGAACCCGTTGCCGGAGGCGGGCCTGCGACGCTTCAAGAACCCGCAGAAGCCGCGTGGGGTCGTGGGGCGGGGCACCCAGATCGCCGACCGCTTCCTGCACATCAAGCCGGGCGGGGACCTTGCCCTGTTCCAGGCACTGAACCGGTTGTTGCTGGAGGCGGAGGACGCGCGTCCCGGCACCGTCCTGGACCACGACTTCATCAACGCCCATACCTCCGGCTTCGAGGAGTTCGCCCGGCACGCCCGCACCGTCGACTGGGACGACGTGCGTACGGCGACGGGACTGACCCGCGAGGAGATCGAGAAGGTCCGCGACGAGGTCCTGCGGAGCGAACGCGTCATCGTGTGCTGGGCGATGGGCATCACCCAGCACAAGCACGGCGTACCCACCATCCGGGAGATCGTCAACTTCCTGCTGCTGCGCGGCAATCTGGGGCGCGCCGGCACGGGCGCCTGCCCGGTGCGCGGCCACAGCAACGTCCAGGGCGACCGCACCATGGGCATCTGGGAGCAGATGCCGGACACCTTCCTGGACGCCCTTCAGGACGAGTTCGGCTTCGATCCGCCGCGCCCGCACGGCTTGGACTCGGTGAACTCCAGCAAGGCGATGCTGGAGGGCCGCGTCAAGGTCTTCCTCGCCCTGGCCGGGAACTTCGTACGCGCAGCGCCCGACAGCGAGGTCACCGAGAAGGCGATGCGATCGTGCCGGCTGACCGCCCACATCTCCACCAAGCTCAACCGCTCGCACACCGTCTGCGGCGACACCGCCTTGATCCTGCCGACGCTTGGGCGCACCGAGCGTGATGTCCAGGCCGACGGCGAGCAGTTCGTCACCGTCGAGAACTCCATGAGCGAGGTGCACACCTCCCAGGGACGACTCGAACCGGCCTCGCGCGTGCTGCTGAGCGAGGTCGCCATCCTGTGCCGGCTCGCCCGGCTGAGCCTCGACGGCGAGGGGAACATCCCCTGGGCCAAGTTCGAGGGCGACTACCACACCATCCGCGACAGCATCTCTCGGATCGTGCCGGGCTTTCACGACTTCAACGCCCGGGTGACCCGTCCGGGAGGCTTCCAGCTACCCAACCCGGTCAACGAGGGCGTGTTCAGGACCGAGACCGGCAAGGCCCGGTTCACCTGCAACGAGCGGGTGGTCCCCCGGGCCCCCGAGGGTCACCTGCTGCTGCAGACCTTGCGCTCGCACGACCAGTGGAACACCGTCCCGTACACCAACAACGACCGCTACCGCGGCATCCACGGCAGCCGCCACGTGATCCTCGTCAACCCGGCCGACCTGTCCGAACTCGGCCTCGCCCAGGGCGATCGCGTGGACCTGGTGAGCGTCTGGGAGGACGGTACCGAGCGCCGGGCCGAGAACTTCGAGGTCGTGTCCTACCCCGCGGCCAAGGGTTCGGCCGCCGCCTACTACCCGGAGACGAACGTCCTGGTGCCGCTCGACAGCGTCGCCGACGTGAGCAACCAGCCCACGTCGAAGGGCATCGTCGTCCGCCTCGAACCCACAGGCGACCGATCCCGGCCGGCACCCGTCTGACCGAAACCGACGAGGTCGTGGGGCCCGCTGACAGCAGCGGGCCCGCCGTCCGTCCAGGCGAGGGCGGCCGCGAAGGGCCACCCCGACACCACGCCGGTCACCGACATCGTCCTGCCTGAATCCGTGGAGTAGGTGCGCCAGATCTCCAGATCTCGACGGTGAGCCGGTCGGTGGCAGCAAGCTCGGCGAGTTCGGACAGGGCCTGGGGCACGGTCGGCGGGATCCATGCCGGTGAAGCGCACCGCCGCCGCTGCAACTCGGCCCGGCCGGTCACCCGTTGCCGCCGTTGCCACCGCGGCCGCCCTGGCCGCTCGTCTCGCAGCCGACCCCGAGACAGGTGCCGCCGTTGCCGCCGCGCCCGCCGGTGCCGCCGTCCCCGCCGCCCGCGGCGTCGCCGCCGGTGCCGCCGGTGCCGCCGTTGGCGCTGCCGGCGCACACCCCGACACAGATGCCGCCGTTGCCGCCGGCGGTGCCGTTGCGACCGGGTGCCCCAGTGCTGCCGTTGCCGCCGTTGGCGCTGCCGTTGCACAGCCCGGCACAGATCCCGCCGCTGCCGCCGTTGGTTCCGTTGACCGTTCCGTTGCAGTTGCCCGCACAGATCTTGTCGCCGACCCGGATGTTGCCGTTGCCGAACTCGACGCCGCTGAGCACTCCGGCGCCGAAGACGGGGCGGCCCGCGCCGGATCCGTTGCCGTGGTTGTCGGCGGGGAGGTGCAGGGCGGCATCGCTCACGGCCGCCTGGCTCTGCGGCATCGGCGCCGCCATGGCGGTCGGCGCCAGCGCACCGCCGGCGACCACGGCAACCGAGACGGCCAGACCCAGACCGAATTTCGACGGGCGTACGGGCATCGAATTTCTCTCTTTCTGAAGACGTTTCCGAGAATTGCGAGAAAAGCGCGAGCTGGGGAAAATATGGATGGCAAAAATCATGGGCGCCCCGGTCCAGAAATTCGGGCCGGGGCGCAGGCGCCCTCCTCAGGAGCCGGGGGCGGAGCCGTCGTCGAGCAGCCCCAGCCAGTCGCCGTCCTGGAACTGCCGCTGCCAGGTGTCGACCTCCTTCTCCGGGATTCTGTACTTCTTGGCGACGTCGGCCTTCGTCGCGTGGCCGGAGGTCACGGTCAGCACGATCCGGACCTTGTCCATCACGGTGAGATCCGGCTCCGCCTTGTCGGGCAGGTCCTTGAAGGACAGGCAGCCGCCGGGCTGGCCGGGCTGGCCGGGCTGGCCCGGTCGGCCGGGCGCGCCGCCCTTGCCCCCCGCGCCGCCCTCCCCACCCTTGCCGCAGTGCGCGGACCGGCCGGCGAGGGCCGAGTAACCGCTGGTGCCGGTGGTGCCTGTGTGCGTCGCGGCCTGGGCGGCGCACGCGGTGCCGGAGACGAGGGTCAGGGAGGCCACCGCCATGAGGAGGGGACGCCGCCAGGAGATTGTGGACATCGAGGTTCTCCGATTCTTCTGTTGCCCGGGGGTGGAGGTTCTTCCGTTGGAGGGGTGGAGGCCTGCCAGGCCTCCACCCCGTGGTGCTGCGGCGTCGCGGCCCTGGGTACCGCAGGCCCCTGGCGGTCAGAAGAGGCTGCCGCCACCCGCGCCGCCCGCCCCACCGGTCCCGCCGAACAGACCGCCCAGTCCGGCCGCGCCGCCCTTGCCGCCGTTGCCGCCCTGGAGGATGCCGAAGCCGCCGTTGCCCCCCTTGCCGCCGTTGCCGCCGACGAGGACACCGCTGCCGCCGCCACCGCCGCTACCGCCGCTCCCGGCGAAGATGCCGGAGCCACCGGCACCACCGTTGCCGCCGGCACCGCCGACGACGCCGTCGCCACCACCACCGCCGCCGCCACCGCCGCCACCTGCGAGGATGCCGTCGCCGCCCTTGCCGCCGTTGCCGCCGGCACCGCCGACGCCCAGGACGCTGCCCCCGCCGGAGCCGCCGGAGCCGCCGCCCCCGCCGATCAGGCCGCCACCACCGGCGCCACCGTCACCGCCGGCGCCGCCGCCCTGCACGAAGGCCACGGTCGAGGCGGGCATCGGAGCCGCCATCGCGGAGGACACGGGGAGGGCGACGCCTCCGGTGAGCAGTGCGGCCGACGCGAAGACGGTCGCAAAGCGAATACCTCGACGCCGGGGACGGGTCTCGTCGTACGTGCGCTTGGTACGGGTCATGGATTTTCCTCTTTCTTCTCAAGGGCATCTCTGTCGCCCAGTGATTCGAGATGTCGGTGAGGCCCCTTGGGGAGAATTCCGCCTTACCGGTCGGCCTCGTTCCTTTCCGGTGAGGCCTTGTGCTTCAAGTACGCCCTGTT
Above is a genomic segment from Streptomyces collinus Tu 365 containing:
- a CDS encoding SRPBCC family protein; this translates as MTREDDGGQSVPNTPGKRSGGDGVTRRRPLRERHVEETVEVAVPVRTAYNQWTQFKTFPRFSTMVRDVEQIRPTVTAWTIGYGPLRHRFAVEIVEQDPDAYLAWRGLEQHPTHQGEVEFRPTESGGTAITVRMLLQPRGAAKVLTRSSRVVGLTVRLVRGELVSFKHFIEGLGQEGGAWRGTIRNGRVQHDTPEPPRSRVAQWPVG
- a CDS encoding DUF1153 domain-containing protein, coding for MSTISWRRPLLMAVASLTLVSGTACAAQAATHTGTTGTSGYSALAGRSAHCGKGGEGGAGGKGGAPGRPGQPGQPGQPGGCLSFKDLPDKAEPDLTVMDKVRIVLTVTSGHATKADVAKKYRIPEKEVDTWQRQFQDGDWLGLLDDGSAPGS
- a CDS encoding adenosylcobinamide amidohydrolase gives rise to the protein MSAVIPSSRDATRLLRVQQLSRVEDGERLHALLWRPGPGWRMISSAVLGGGIGERSWILNAQVSHGYRRTDPARHLAVLAHEAGARGEGVGLMTAADVRAHGSAHDGGVDAVATAGLGVRGWAASPAEGTAAPLRAGTVNIVVALPVALSDAALVNAVATATEAKVQALVGAGYDCSGTPTDAVCVATRTPRRGEDVHAFAGPRSLWGARLARAVHAAVSTAAAAC
- a CDS encoding YunG family protein; amino-acid sequence: MTPWNLLTLHDALRASWAADTCSPDDLARAGWQPDNPAWGHCDITALVVNDIFGGDLMVGEVHCGSDQQGFHWWNRLPSGAELDLTREQFRTGQTVTAARVVERPPGPLPRRGKEYLLLRERVTRHLGHLPAPAA
- a CDS encoding ATP-binding protein; its protein translation is MAEESSLRAVGWARSLPVSSGAKGARDWTRAHLTTLGWAATAPDLVDSVVLAVSELVTNAHMHARSAAQLILTWDEECLHVTVHDASPRLPEQRPSDAGATGGRGLQLVDALADTWQAHRCPRGKDVIACFQPHAAH
- a CDS encoding FdhF/YdeP family oxidoreductase; the protein is MQNPPGEEPETSLSVTPPKKWAAGVPAVVHALEYSLEQTSPRKTGVDLLTMNQVGGVDCPGCAWADPAPGRRHRNEYCENGAKHINDDATTRRITADFFREHSVSDLAARSDMWLNQQGRLTEPMIKRPGSDHYEPIGWNDALGVLAQELKGLDSPDEAVFYTSGRASNEAAFVFQLFARAYGTNNLPDCSNMCHESSGFALNETLGVGKGTVSLDDLHHADLIFLVGQNPGSNHPRQLSALEEAKRNGGRIVAVNPLPEAGLRRFKNPQKPRGVVGRGTQIADRFLHIKPGGDLALFQALNRLLLEAEDARPGTVLDHDFINAHTSGFEEFARHARTVDWDDVRTATGLTREEIEKVRDEVLRSERVIVCWAMGITQHKHGVPTIREIVNFLLLRGNLGRAGTGACPVRGHSNVQGDRTMGIWEQMPDTFLDALQDEFGFDPPRPHGLDSVNSSKAMLEGRVKVFLALAGNFVRAAPDSEVTEKAMRSCRLTAHISTKLNRSHTVCGDTALILPTLGRTERDVQADGEQFVTVENSMSEVHTSQGRLEPASRVLLSEVAILCRLARLSLDGEGNIPWAKFEGDYHTIRDSISRIVPGFHDFNARVTRPGGFQLPNPVNEGVFRTETGKARFTCNERVVPRAPEGHLLLQTLRSHDQWNTVPYTNNDRYRGIHGSRHVILVNPADLSELGLAQGDRVDLVSVWEDGTERRAENFEVVSYPAAKGSAAAYYPETNVLVPLDSVADVSNQPTSKGIVVRLEPTGDRSRPAPV